Genomic segment of Mycolicibacterium psychrotolerans:
GGAGGTGACCGAACTCGACGGTAAAGGCGCCGGCGAGTTCGACGTCATCGACGAGTTCATCGCGCGCTACGGCATCGATCTCGCGGTCGCCGAGGAGGCGATGGCCCTCGACGACGTGACGCTGGCGCGGATGGCGGTGGACATCAACGTCCCGCGGGCGGAGGTGGTGCGGCTGATCGGCGGCACCACCCCCGCCAAGCTGGCCCGCGTGATCGCGCTGATGTCCCCGGTCGAGATGCAGATGGCGATGGCGAAGATGCGCGCGCGCCGGACGCCCAGCAACCAGGCGCACGTCACCAACCAGCTCGACGACCCGCTGCTGATCGCCGCCGACGCGGCCAGCGCCGTCGCGTACGGTTTCCGTGAGGTCGAGACGACGGTGCCGGTGCTCGGCGATGCGCCGTCAAATGCGGTCGCACTGCTGATCGGGTCGCAGGTCGGCACCCCCGGTGCGATGGCCCAGTGCTCGATCGAGGAGGCCCTCGAGTTGCGCCTGGGCCTGCGCGGGCTGACCAGTTACGCCGAGACCATCTCGATCTACGGCACGGAGCAGGTGTTCGTCGACGGCGACGACACCCCGTTCAGCAAGGCGATTCTCACCTCGGCCTATGCCTCACGGGGCCTCAAGATGCGGGTCACCAGCGGCGGCGGGGCCGAAGTTCTGATGGGCGCCGCGGAACAGTGCTCGATTCTCTATCTGGAGTCGCGGTGCGTGTCGCTGGCCCGGGCGCTCGGATCGCAGGGCGTGCAGAACGGCGGCATCGACGGGGTCGGCGTGGTGGCCTCGGTGCCCGAGGGCATGAAGGAGCTGCTCGCGGAGAACCTGATGGTGATGATGCGTGACCTGGAGTCGTGCGCGGGCAACGACAACCTGATCTCCGAATCGGACATCCGCCGCAGTGCTCACACGCTGCCCGTGCTGCTGGCCGGCGCCGACTTCATCTTCTCGGGCTTCGGGTCGATCCCGCGCTACGACAACGCTTTCGCGCTGTCGAACTTCAACTCCGACGACATGGACGACTTCCTGGTCCTGCAGCGCGACTGGGGCGCCGACGGCGGCCTGCGCACCGTCTCTCCCGAACATCTCGAGGCGGTGCGCCGACGCGCCGCCCAGGCTGTTCAGGCGGTCTACCGCGACCTCGGTCTGGCCGACTACGACGACGGGCGGGTGGAGGAGGTGGTGGCGGCCAACGGTTCCCGCGACCTGCCGCCGGGTCATCCCAAGATCGTGGCCGAGGCCGCGGCGTCCATCGAGGCCAAGCAGCTGACGGTGTTCGACGTGATCGCCTCGCTGCACCGCACCGGCTACACCGACGAGGCGGAAGCGATCACGACCCTGACCCGCGAACGGCTCAAGGGTGACCAGTTGCAGACGTCGGCCATCTTCGACGAGCAGTTCCGGGTGCTGTCCAAGCTCACCGATCCCAACGACTACACCGGCCCGGCAACGGGTTACGCGCTGAGCGACGCGCGGCG
This window contains:
- a CDS encoding propanediol/glycerol family dehydratase large subunit, with the translated sequence MADELGRFRVLNSKPVNLDGFSVPDARLGLVAMRSPHDPSPSLVISGGEVTELDGKGAGEFDVIDEFIARYGIDLAVAEEAMALDDVTLARMAVDINVPRAEVVRLIGGTTPAKLARVIALMSPVEMQMAMAKMRARRTPSNQAHVTNQLDDPLLIAADAASAVAYGFREVETTVPVLGDAPSNAVALLIGSQVGTPGAMAQCSIEEALELRLGLRGLTSYAETISIYGTEQVFVDGDDTPFSKAILTSAYASRGLKMRVTSGGGAEVLMGAAEQCSILYLESRCVSLARALGSQGVQNGGIDGVGVVASVPEGMKELLAENLMVMMRDLESCAGNDNLISESDIRRSAHTLPVLLAGADFIFSGFGSIPRYDNAFALSNFNSDDMDDFLVLQRDWGADGGLRTVSPEHLEAVRRRAAQAVQAVYRDLGLADYDDGRVEEVVAANGSRDLPPGHPKIVAEAAASIEAKQLTVFDVIASLHRTGYTDEAEAITTLTRERLKGDQLQTSAIFDEQFRVLSKLTDPNDYTGPATGYALSDARRTEIDAIRQARSSAELTADQEEHRGHLIVTDVEPARQGSDPREVCIGLSPAWGATVWLSLCGLTIGEVLRQISAGLEEEGCVARTVRVRSTIDVGLIGLTAARLSGSGIGIGLQGKGTALIHRRDLAPLANLELFSVAPLLTAAQYRELGKNAARHAKGMAPVPIFTGGTDESISARYHARAVALVALERAACEPGEAPVTVKVEHP